One Capricornis sumatraensis isolate serow.1 chromosome 8, serow.2, whole genome shotgun sequence genomic region harbors:
- the VMO1 gene encoding vitelline membrane outer layer protein 1 homolog, translating into MELEAGAKLPLLLLLLQATCLGYAGADGYMSVIEVTNGGPWGDWAWPEMCPDGFFASGFSLKVEPPQGIPDDDTALNGIRLHCAGGQADLNAHVVESQSGRWGWWSEPLWCPVGGFLVAFSLRVEAPVTFGDNTAANNVRFLCSDGTELQGPGLTWGDFGDWSERCPKGVCGLQTKIQQPQGLRDDTAINDARFFCCRN; encoded by the exons ATGGAGCTAGAAGCAGGAGCcaagctgccgctgctgctgctgctgctgcaggccACTTGCTTGGGGTACGCAGGAGCAGATGGCTACATGTCGGTCATCGAGGTGACCAACGGGGGCCCCTGGGGCGACTGGGCCTGGCCCGAGATGTGTCCTGACGGATTCTTCGCCAGCGGGTTCTCGCTCAAG GTGGAGCCCCCACAAGGCATTCCTGACGACGACACGGCCCTGAATGGGATCCGGCTGCACTGCGCGGGCGGGCAAGCGGATCTCAACGCGCACGTGGTGGAGTCCCAGTCTggaag GTGGGGATGGTGGAGTGAGCCGCTGTGGTGTCCCGTCGGCGGCTTCCTGGTGGCTTTCTCGCTTCGCGTGGAGGCACCCGTGACCTTTGGGGACAACACAGCTGCGAACAACGTGCGCTTCCTCTGCTCCGACGGCACGGAGCTGCAGGGGCCGGGCCTGACCTGGGGAGACTTCGGAGACTGGAGTGAGCGTTGTCCTAAAGGCGTATGCGGCTTGCAAACCAAGATCCAGCAGCCTCAAGGCCTCCGCGACGACACCGCCATCAACGACGCACGCTTTTTCTGCTGCCGCAATTGA
- the TM4SF5 gene encoding transmembrane 4 L6 family member 5 has protein sequence MCTGKCARFVGLSLIPLSLVCIVANALLLVPNGQTTWTKDHLSLQVWLMAGFVGGGLMVLCPGISAVRAGGKGCCGAGCCGNRCRMLRSVFCSAIGLLGAIYCLSVSGTGLRIGPQCLMNGSWDYHFQDTAGSYLLNRTQWNLCVEPPNVVLWNLTLFSLLVAASCLEILLCGVQLVNASIGVLCGDCRKKQGSSQ, from the exons ATGTGCACCGGCAAGTGTGCCCGCTTTGTGGGGCTGTCTCTCATCCCCCTCTCCCTGGTCTGCATCGTGGCCAACGCCCTCCTGCTGGTGCCCAATGGGCAGACCACCTGGACCAAGGACCACCTCAGCTTGCAAGTCTGGCTCATGGCTGGCTTTGTTGGTGGGGGCCTGATG GTACTTTGTCCTGGAATTTCTGCTGTCCGGGCCGGGGGCAAAGGCTGTTGCGGTGCAGGCTGCTGTGGGAATCGCTGCAGG ATGCTGCGCTCAGTCTTCTGCTCAGCTATCGGGTTGCTTGGTGCCATCTACTGCCTCTCGGTCTCGGGAACCGGGCTCCGAATTGGACCACAGTGCTTAATGAACGGCTCCTGGGATTACCACTTCCAAGACACCGC AGGCTCTTACCTGCTCAACCGCACGCAATGGAACTTGTGCGTGGAGCCCCCCAATGTGGTCCTCTGGAACTTGACGCTTTTCTCGCTGCTGGTGGCCGCATCCTGCCTGGAGATCTTGCTCTGTGGGGTGCAGCTGGTGAACGCGTCCATTGGTGTCCTCTGTGGCGATTGCAGGAAGAAGCAG GGCTCCTCTCAGTGA